The Spirulina subsalsa PCC 9445 region TTATCGCGCCGACGGTTGAGGATTTGGATGGGGTTCATGCGATCGCCAAGGAAACGGCCATTGTCACACCTTACTCTTCCATGATTGTCCTCGTTAACGATGAGCAACGTCAAGCCCTACGGGAAGCGGAAGCCTCAGAAGATCGTTTTGAACGGACTGTGGAGGATGGCAACCAAACCCTGAATAAACCCAATAATCCTCTCCAGTCTAACCCCAGTGTAGGGGTTCGAGAGGGCAGAATTGCGATCGCCCTCACCCTTGTCCTTCTCTTCTTTTTCCTCACACGCCAACATTACAGGCAATGGGATAATTGACAGGGGAAGTAGGGGCAATCTATAAATTGCCCCTACTGCCACCCTTGACTCCCATGCCCTATTCCCTAGGAATCAACCTTAGTTTTGTGGGCACCATGAAAGCGAATCCCAATAAATACATCATAGAGAAAGCCCCAGAAATCCTTGCCCCCTTGGAAAATGCCCAAACAGAGGGGACTTCCCTTGGACTCTAATAAAGGCTTAGTGGCAGCATAGGCAGCCTGATATTTATACCAAGGAATAGACGGCCAAAGATGATGCACCAGATGGTAATTTTGCCCCATAATTAGTAAATTTAACCATGGACTAGCATAAACCCGGGCATTTTTCCAACGGTTGCGTTCTTGAAAAGGACGATGGGGTAAATAGTCAAAAAATAGTCCTAATGCCACCCCTACTACTAAGGCCGGGACAAACCAGTAATTGACAATATATTCAAAAAAACCGTATTCCAAGGACAACCAAATAATCCCGCCAAAGACTAAACGACTGAGAAACCACTCTAATAACTCATAATTCCGCCAGAGACGACGCTGGAAGAAAAACACCTCATGGTAGAAAAAGCGCGGGGCAATTAACCATAAAGGGCCACCCGTCGAAACAAAATGATCAGGGTCGTTTTTCGGGTCATTCACATGGGCATGATGTTGAAGGTGAACCCTTGTGAAGACGGGGAAGGCAAAACCTAAAATCAGGGCGCTGATGTGTCCTAATGTGGCATTCACAATCCGATTAGCATGGGCTCCATTGTGGGACGCATCGTGAATGACTGAACCCGAGAGATGTAAAGCG contains the following coding sequences:
- the crtR gene encoding beta-carotene hydroxylase: MQAVEKPLQTVPKEFLKPPGGMNPDVWMCLAAVGLLACSALGYYAWGWWHWVCFSFNVLALHLSGSVIHDASHNGAHANRIVNATLGHISALILGFAFPVFTRVHLQHHAHVNDPKNDPDHFVSTGGPLWLIAPRFFYHEVFFFQRRLWRNYELLEWFLSRLVFGGIIWLSLEYGFFEYIVNYWFVPALVVGVALGLFFDYLPHRPFQERNRWKNARVYASPWLNLLIMGQNYHLVHHLWPSIPWYKYQAAYAATKPLLESKGSPLCLGIFQGGKDFWGFLYDVFIGIRFHGAHKTKVDS